A section of the Phacochoerus africanus isolate WHEZ1 chromosome 4, ROS_Pafr_v1, whole genome shotgun sequence genome encodes:
- the LOC125124219 gene encoding putative olfactory receptor 2W6 → MERDNDSYQQAFILVGFSDRPELEIILFAFILVFYILTLVGNTAIILLSIIDSRLHTPMYFFLGNLSFLDLCFTTSIVPQLLWNLWGPEKTITYHGCVAQLYIYMVLGSTECVLLAVMSYDRYVAVCRPLHYTVVMHSRLCLQLVTMAWCCGFLNSFVMCPQTMQLSRCGHHKVDHFLCEMPALIAMSCEDTTLVEAFAFILGVALLLVPLSLILISYGMIAAAVLRIKSSEGRKKAFNTCSSHLTVVILFYGTIIYMYLQPANSYSQDQGKFLTLFYTIVTPSVNPLIYTLRNKDVKGAMRKLLGWE, encoded by the coding sequence ATGGAAAGGGACAATGACAGCTATCAACAGGCATTCATCTTGGTAGGCTTTTCTGATCGACCTGAATTGGAGataattctctttgcttttatctTGGTCTTCTACATCTTGACCCTGGTGGGCAACACTGCCATCATACTCTTGTCCATCATAGACTCCAggctccacacacccatgtacttctttcttGGGAACTTGTCTTTCTTGGACCTATGTTTCACAACAAGCATTGTTCCTCAGCTTCTATGGAATCTTTGGGGTCCAGAGAAGACCATCACCTACCATGGCTGTGTGGCCCAACTCTATATCTACATGGTACTGGGCTCCACTGAGTGTGTTCTCCTGGCTGtcatgtcctatgaccgctatgtggctgTCTGCCGACCCCTACACTACACTGTGGTCATGCACTCACGTCTCTGCCTGCAGTTGGTGACCATGGCCTGGTGCTGTGGCTTTCTAAACTCATTTGTTATGTGTCCCCAGACAATGCAACTTTCCCGATGTGGGCACCACAAGGTGGACCACTTTCTGTGTGAGATGCCTGCTCTTATTGCCATGTCCTGTGAAGATACCACGCTGGTGGAAGCATTTGCCTTTATCCTGGGGGTTGCTCTTCTCCTGGTGCCTCTTTCCTTGATCCTTATATCATACGGCATGATTGCTGCTGCTGTGCTGAGGATCAAGTCATCAGAAGGGCGCAAGAAAGCTTTCAACACATGCTCTTCTCACCTAACAGTGGTCATCCTCTTCTATGGAACCATCATCTACATGTACCTGCAGCCGGCCAACAGCTACTCCCAAGATCAGGGCAAGTTCCTCACTCTCTTCTACACCATTGTCACTCCCAGTGTCAACCCCCTCATCTATACTCTGAGGAACAAAGATGTGAAAGGGGCAATGAGAAAACTCCTGGGGTGGGAGTAG